The Enterobacter kobei genome has a segment encoding these proteins:
- a CDS encoding MFS transporter: MISEKLPQNMTLKSWLALVILAISTFTIVTTELAPVGLLTPIAEGLHSSESAVGMTVSLYAWVGALSALFASVFLGNVAKKRLLLVLTVVLMISNILAATVSTYGALLSARVLGALAHGAFWAMIGATAVAIVPARYIGTATSIVFGGVSAASVFGVPVSNYIGIHLGWRQAFWLMAALSVVAFVGITVLVPQINNKSAMGIDALKRVLKSSTLWKIYFATLLAVTAHFAAFTYIEPWLHMQSLLSAAFVPAVLLVYGIAGLAGNFLTGVLIDKYLKMTVALSVLLICAVLIFLGRSGSSLSVALIFTAMVIWGVAVSGVFVGFQTWVLRMAEDKTFPASALYVSFFNIAIGIGASVGAWMVSSFPVPLLYIVAGTAIGLSILLVAVIPASLTTKHSRVEKSYESN; the protein is encoded by the coding sequence ATGATTTCAGAGAAATTACCACAAAATATGACGCTAAAGTCATGGCTCGCTTTAGTTATTCTGGCAATTTCAACATTCACCATCGTTACCACTGAACTTGCGCCTGTAGGGTTATTAACTCCTATTGCAGAGGGGCTCCATTCTTCGGAATCCGCGGTTGGCATGACCGTGTCTCTTTATGCGTGGGTAGGGGCATTAAGCGCATTGTTTGCCTCCGTGTTCCTGGGAAATGTGGCGAAAAAGCGTCTTTTGTTGGTACTCACCGTCGTTCTTATGATATCCAATATTTTGGCCGCCACGGTAAGCACTTACGGTGCTCTACTGAGTGCGCGCGTATTGGGTGCACTTGCTCATGGTGCATTCTGGGCAATGATTGGAGCGACTGCAGTAGCCATTGTTCCTGCCCGTTATATCGGTACGGCAACATCAATCGTATTTGGCGGTGTTTCTGCGGCAAGCGTGTTTGGTGTACCGGTTTCAAATTATATTGGCATTCATTTGGGCTGGAGACAGGCATTCTGGCTGATGGCAGCACTCAGCGTCGTGGCCTTTGTGGGCATTACTGTTCTTGTCCCGCAAATAAACAATAAAAGCGCGATGGGTATTGATGCTCTCAAAAGAGTGCTGAAATCGTCCACGCTGTGGAAAATTTACTTTGCCACGCTGCTTGCCGTTACCGCCCACTTTGCCGCATTTACCTACATTGAGCCTTGGTTACACATGCAGAGTTTACTCTCCGCTGCTTTTGTTCCGGCTGTGCTTTTAGTTTACGGCATCGCGGGTCTGGCCGGTAATTTCCTGACCGGCGTGTTGATTGATAAATATCTAAAGATGACGGTAGCTTTATCCGTGCTGCTTATCTGTGCGGTGCTGATCTTCCTCGGACGGTCAGGTTCCTCACTCTCTGTCGCGCTCATTTTCACTGCCATGGTTATCTGGGGCGTTGCGGTATCAGGAGTATTTGTCGGATTTCAGACATGGGTGTTACGTATGGCGGAAGATAAAACGTTTCCAGCCTCAGCACTCTATGTTTCGTTTTTCAATATCGCCATTGGTATCGGTGCTTCAGTGGGGGCCTGGATGGTGTCATCGTTCCCGGTCCCCCTCCTGTATATCGTAGCGGGCACAGCCATTGGCCTTTCCATCCTGCTTGTCGCGGTTATTCCTGCGAGCCTTACGACAAAACATTCTCGCGTGGAGAAATCGTACGAGTCAAATTAA
- a CDS encoding aldo/keto reductase produces MKTRTLSQNLTVSAVGYGAMGLSEFYGQTDDKGSLQVLHNLIDLNVTFIDTANLYGRGHNERLIGHFLAGLDKSTREQFKIATKCGIDRSPDESYARTINNTPDYIIRCCNESLKRLGVERIDLFYLHRVSNETPVEESMECLSTLVKEGKINHIGLCEVSASTLQRAHTVHPVTALQTEYSLWTRDIEDTVLPVVKALSIGLVPYSPLGRGFLTGKYLSNDDFADGDFRKNNARFIQSSLDHNRQLLDAITPLAQKYDCTTGQIALAWLLAQYDKLVPIPGTKHTRYLAENAHAAEVILEKSDVESLNNIHRKIEIKGERYSEEGMKGVNA; encoded by the coding sequence ATGAAAACACGTACTTTATCTCAAAATCTTACCGTCAGTGCCGTCGGCTACGGTGCCATGGGTCTGAGTGAATTTTATGGCCAGACTGATGACAAAGGCTCACTGCAGGTATTGCATAACCTCATCGATCTGAACGTGACGTTTATTGATACCGCAAATTTATATGGCCGTGGCCATAATGAAAGGCTAATCGGTCACTTTCTTGCCGGGCTGGATAAAAGCACTCGCGAGCAGTTTAAAATTGCCACGAAATGCGGTATCGATCGCTCTCCTGACGAGTCCTATGCCCGCACTATCAATAACACACCCGACTATATTATCCGCTGCTGTAACGAATCCCTTAAGCGGCTTGGCGTTGAACGGATTGATCTCTTTTATCTTCACAGGGTCAGCAACGAAACGCCGGTCGAAGAAAGCATGGAGTGCCTGAGCACACTCGTTAAGGAAGGTAAAATTAATCACATTGGTCTTTGTGAAGTGTCGGCTTCAACGTTACAGCGAGCCCATACGGTACATCCGGTCACCGCGCTGCAAACCGAATATTCGCTGTGGACGCGTGATATTGAGGATACCGTTCTACCGGTTGTGAAAGCGTTGAGTATCGGCCTGGTCCCTTACTCTCCTCTTGGCAGAGGCTTCCTGACAGGCAAATACCTCAGCAACGACGATTTTGCAGACGGTGATTTCCGCAAGAATAATGCGCGTTTTATTCAGTCCAGTCTGGATCATAATCGCCAGTTGCTCGATGCAATTACCCCGCTTGCACAGAAATACGATTGCACTACAGGGCAAATTGCTCTGGCCTGGCTGCTGGCACAATACGATAAGCTGGTTCCAATTCCTGGCACTAAGCATACCCGTTATCTGGCTGAAAACGCTCATGCGGCGGAAGTTATTCTGGAAAAAAGCGATGTTGAATCGCTGAACAACATTCATCGGAAGATAGAAATTAAAGGGGAACGATATTCGGAAGAAGGCATGAAAGGTGTGAACGCCTGA